A portion of the Flavobacteriales bacterium genome contains these proteins:
- a CDS encoding carboxy terminal-processing peptidase — translation MQINKLKKYTGIVLVGILLMSFSQGDSNEEKPNRRKQGIVQSMVFSALDARHYHAPKINDEYAATAFDEYIKSLDYGKQFLLSTDIEKLSVHKTRLDDYIQNAELDLYLESQEILKERIQEAKTYYQEILAKPFDYEIKEEIDSDAENRMWCDTKDDLKEVWRRNLKLSTLSRIYSREKTQEGIKEGEKKTSWKELEKASREATLKSIESWFDRMGKLKDEDRFEQYINSLLHVIDPHTTYLAPKSNEDFNISMSGKLEGIGARLSQAEGEIKVAEIIPGSPCHLQGELEVEDIILKAAEKEKEPTDLEDMLLSDAIRYIRGDKGTPVTLTVRKIDGSLQDITIVRDVIVNKETYAKSALIGDEKEVGYIKLPKFYVDFSDRKGRRCSTDMKKELQKLQAEGVDKVIIDLRNNTGGSLSDVVDIAGYFISDGPIVQVKSYDGNKKVWNDRDKKMVFDGKLIVLINNFSASASEILAGALKDYDRAIIMGSNQSFGKGTVQNVMSFDRQFGNRFKNLGQLGSLKITTHKFYRINGESTQRRGVKSDIVLPDNYRYINIGENDREFALAWDKMEMAKHDFYRNKLNEKKAKKYYDEFLAKDSVFQFIDQQAKELKADRDDSMVPLHYKTYKQERKQEEEDSKGLDELMENNRKDLVINNLSVDLPEIQKDSLYININKKWIESLENDIYLQEAVKVMEF, via the coding sequence ATGCAAATAAACAAACTCAAAAAATATACTGGAATTGTCTTAGTAGGAATACTTCTTATGAGCTTTAGCCAAGGAGATTCAAATGAAGAAAAGCCCAACAGAAGAAAACAAGGAATTGTGCAGTCGATGGTTTTTTCGGCATTAGATGCACGTCATTACCATGCTCCCAAAATTAATGATGAGTATGCCGCTACGGCATTTGATGAATACATTAAATCTTTAGACTATGGAAAGCAGTTTCTCCTTTCTACGGATATTGAAAAACTATCGGTTCACAAAACACGTTTAGATGATTATATTCAAAATGCAGAGTTAGACTTGTATTTAGAATCACAAGAAATCTTAAAAGAAAGGATTCAAGAGGCAAAAACGTATTATCAAGAAATTCTAGCAAAACCTTTTGATTATGAAATTAAAGAGGAAATAGATAGCGATGCCGAAAATAGAATGTGGTGTGATACAAAAGATGATCTTAAAGAAGTCTGGAGAAGAAACCTAAAGCTTTCTACTTTATCGAGAATTTACTCAAGAGAAAAAACACAAGAAGGAATCAAAGAAGGTGAGAAAAAAACTTCTTGGAAAGAACTGGAAAAAGCATCAAGAGAGGCAACTCTTAAAAGTATTGAATCTTGGTTTGATAGAATGGGAAAATTAAAAGATGAAGATCGTTTTGAGCAATATATTAATAGCCTTTTGCACGTAATAGATCCTCATACCACTTATTTGGCTCCAAAATCAAATGAAGATTTTAATATTTCTATGTCAGGAAAATTAGAAGGAATAGGAGCAAGACTCAGTCAAGCAGAAGGAGAAATTAAAGTAGCCGAAATAATTCCGGGTTCGCCTTGTCATTTACAAGGAGAGCTAGAGGTGGAAGATATTATACTAAAAGCGGCTGAAAAAGAAAAAGAGCCAACAGATCTTGAAGACATGTTATTGAGTGATGCCATTCGTTATATCCGTGGAGATAAAGGGACTCCGGTAACACTTACGGTAAGAAAAATAGATGGAAGTCTTCAAGATATCACCATCGTGAGAGATGTAATAGTGAATAAAGAGACGTATGCAAAATCTGCCTTAATAGGTGACGAAAAAGAAGTAGGATATATAAAACTACCTAAATTCTATGTCGATTTTAGCGACAGAAAAGGGAGAAGATGTTCTACGGATATGAAAAAGGAACTTCAAAAATTACAGGCAGAAGGTGTCGATAAAGTAATTATTGATCTTAGAAACAACACAGGAGGTTCTCTTTCTGATGTGGTAGATATTGCAGGGTATTTTATTAGTGATGGACCTATCGTACAAGTGAAAAGTTATGATGGAAATAAAAAAGTATGGAATGACCGTGATAAAAAAATGGTTTTTGATGGAAAGCTTATTGTTCTAATTAATAATTTTTCAGCTTCGGCATCAGAAATTTTAGCTGGAGCTTTAAAGGATTATGACCGAGCTATTATTATGGGATCTAATCAATCTTTTGGAAAAGGTACCGTTCAAAATGTTATGAGTTTTGATCGTCAGTTTGGAAATCGTTTCAAAAATTTAGGACAATTAGGATCTTTGAAAATAACTACCCACAAATTCTATAGAATCAATGGGGAATCTACTCAAAGACGAGGAGTGAAAAGTGATATAGTATTGCCAGATAACTATCGATACATCAATATCGGTGAAAATGACCGTGAATTTGCCTTGGCTTGGGACAAAATGGAAATGGCAAAGCATGATTTTTATAGAAACAAATTGAACGAGAAGAAAGCTAAAAAATACTATGATGAATTTTTAGCAAAAGACAGTGTTTTTCAATTTATAGATCAGCAAGCAAAAGAACTCAAAGCTGATAGAGATGACTCTATGGTTCCCCTTCACTATAAAACCTATAAGCAGGAAAGAAAACAAGAGGAAGAAGACTCAAAAGGATTAGATGAGTTGATGGAAAACAATAGAAAAGACTTGGTTATTAATAATTTATCGGTAGATCTTCCTGAAATTCAAAAAGATAGTTTGTATATAAACATCAACAAAAAGTGGATAGAATCATTAGAGAATGATATTTATCTCCAAGAAGCAGTGAAGGTGATGGAATTTTAA
- a CDS encoding transglycosylase domain-containing protein — MRKIFKILLYSVLCFLLVGVLSFFYLKSDFNNSFNKTELKTLKVNIKNSKELPDKFVSTFKQIYPFTSTMGVLSDKLLKNKNNYNCPCLDIARYSWNLTLQNNKITGNSYVLALKIEEEISQRACLNYLASRYDFLYNTRGIHQASLFYFKTELDSLNTEQYAILSLMMENPSVFNPKRNPQKLKEILKKKNLLIID; from the coding sequence ATGAGAAAAATATTTAAAATATTGTTGTATTCCGTATTATGTTTTCTTCTTGTGGGAGTTCTTAGTTTCTTTTATTTAAAAAGTGACTTCAATAATAGTTTTAACAAAACTGAATTGAAGACACTAAAAGTCAATATCAAAAACTCGAAAGAGCTTCCCGATAAATTTGTTTCAACTTTCAAACAAATTTATCCGTTCACATCAACTATGGGAGTTCTTTCAGATAAATTACTAAAGAACAAAAACAATTACAATTGCCCTTGTTTAGATATAGCCCGATATAGTTGGAATTTGACCCTGCAAAACAATAAAATTACAGGAAACAGCTATGTACTTGCTTTGAAAATAGAGGAAGAAATATCTCAAAGAGCCTGTCTCAACTATTTAGCATCAAGGTATGATTTTTTATACAATACACGTGGAATACATCAAGCATCGCTTTTTTATTTTAAGACCGAATTAGATTCTCTAAACACAGAACAATATGCTATTCTTAGTCTTATGATGGAGAATCCTAGTGTCTTTAATCCCAAAAGAAATCCCCAAAAATTAAAAGAAATTCTAAAGAAGAAAAATTTATTGATAATAGATTAG
- a CDS encoding DUF423 domain-containing protein: protein MVNEQKQLKLIALSWAIVISIGALSAHALEKSLSQDALASFMTGNKYHLYGNISLVLLLLINKHWPLKHLKRVLTIQWIGMLLFSGSIYLLATKSLHHIDFVSNLWPLTPLGGILLIWVWIDVIINLKNK, encoded by the coding sequence ATGGTAAACGAACAAAAACAACTTAAATTAATAGCCCTTTCTTGGGCTATTGTCATTTCTATAGGTGCGCTCTCTGCTCATGCCTTAGAAAAATCCCTTTCTCAAGATGCTTTAGCTAGTTTTATGACCGGTAACAAATATCATCTTTATGGAAATATAAGCTTGGTACTTTTGCTGCTGATTAATAAACATTGGCCTCTAAAACATCTCAAAAGAGTACTTACAATTCAATGGATTGGAATGCTTTTGTTTTCAGGATCCATATATTTATTAGCCACAAAATCTTTGCATCACATTGATTTTGTGAGTAATCTATGGCCTTTAACCCCATTAGGAGGAATACTTCTTATTTGGGTTTGGATAGACGTAATTATTAACCTAAAAAACAAATAG